A genomic region of Vitis vinifera cultivar Pinot Noir 40024 chromosome 7, ASM3070453v1 contains the following coding sequences:
- the LOC100253795 gene encoding receptor-like kinase TMK4 has protein sequence MEDSSTPMLLLTFTYLCLSLSANTTTADEAAFMTKLAAALSPTPSGWSGTNHCKWSGVKCDAIGQVISINLASRSLSGMLPSDINQLPQLQALSLQKNQLSGPLPSLSNLTSLQSVFLDNNNFSSVPPEFLLGLNSLQTFSISVNPSLQPWRIPEHLSESTSLASLLASNANIFGTIPDIFGSFPNLQSVRLSYNNLTGPLPPSFGGSGIQNLWLNNQKVGLSGRLDVLGAMVQLSQAWLHANAFSGPIPDLSNSSAIFDLQLRDNQLTGVLLPSLFSHPRLVNISLQNNKLQGPYPNFSKTVEVTLGSTNNFCNPQPGPCDPQVTALLEVAKALGYPMILAQSWEGNDACKGWSFISCDAQGKNVTIVNFGKQEWSGSISPAFANLTSLRNLLLNDNDLSGTLPASLTSLKELRILDISNNNLSGSLPHFPSAVSVKAQGNNLLGTNSTSAGDGGASGSGSPASNSDSTPTTTPSKATSSSSSPGFLVSVIVGSAVFMGIVSLVIYGLYAKRRHRKLVMSKRSLKGKGSVRSLITGKANGNGTSGSDSDNQSSSSGDMHVYDGGNVAIPIEVLRQVTNNFDEANILGKGGFGVVYRGELHDGTQIAVKRMESAIVGTKGLSEFQAEIGVLTKVRHRHLVALLGFCINGNERLLVYEYMPQGTLGQHLFEYNETGFSPLTWKQRITIALDVAKGMEYLHSLAQQSFIHRDLKPSNILLGTDMRAKVSDFGLVKNAPDGKYSVETRLAGTFGYLAPEYAATGRVTIKVDVFAFGVVLMEMITGRKSLDEALPEEKSHLVSWFRRVLPNPDNIRDALDPSLHPDEETFRSICEVAELAGHCTAREPHQRPDMSHAVNVLSHLLDEWKPSADDEENDNFGIDDFNLSLPQALERWQANEGTSSMTLNLYNSGAQSISKKRSASHSLDQQ, from the exons ATGGAGGATTCGTCCACACCCATGCTCCTCCTCACTTTCACTTACCTCTGTCTTTCTCTCTCGGCCAACACCACCACCGCAGATGAAGCCGCCTTCATGACCAAGCTGGCCGCTGCCCTCTCCCCAACCCCGTCTGGCTGGTCCGGCACCAACCACTGCAAATGGTCCGGAGTCAAGTGCGACGCCATCGGCCAAGTCATCTCCATCAATCTTGCTTCCAGGTCGCTTTCGGGCATGTTGCCTTCTGACATAAATCAGCTTCCCCAGCTGCAGGCACTGTCTCTCCAAAAGAATCAGCTCTCGGGCCCCCTACCATCTCTCTCAAACCTCACGTCTCTCCAGAGCGTCTTTCTCGATAACAACAACTTCTCTTCCGTTCCGCCTGAGTTCCTCCTAGGCCTCAACAGCTTACAAACGTTTAGCATCAGCGTGAACCCTAGCCTGCAGCCCTGGAGAATCCCAGAACATCTTTCTGAGTCCACAAGCCTGGCCTCCTTGTTGGCAAGCAATGCTAATATTTTTGGTACAATTCCAGACATATTTGGATCATTCCCCAATTTACAATCCGTGAGGCTTTCTTACAACAATCTTACCGGCCCTCTGCCGCCTTCGTTTGGTGGCTCTGGGATCCAGAACTTGTGGCTCAATAATCAAAAAGTAGGGCTTTCGGGCAGGCTCGATGTGCTTGGAGCAATGGTGCAGCTGTCACAGGCTTGGCTCCATGCTAACGCCTTTTCGGGTCCCATCCCTGATCTTTCCAACAGCAGTGCCATTTTTGATCTACAACTTCGCGATAATCAGCTCACGGGTGTTCTTCTTCCTTCATTATTTTCCCATCCTAGGCTCGTTAATATATCTTTGCAGAACAATAAGTTGCAAGGGCCATATCCTAATTTTTCCAAAACCGTGGAGGTTACATTAGGATCGACCAACAACTTTTGTAACCCACAACCAGGTCCATGCGATCCTCAGGTCACTGCACTGCTTGAGGTGGCCAAAGCCTTGGGATACCCGATGATATTGGCTCAATCTTGGGAAGGAAATGATGCTTGTAAGGGATGGAGTTTTATTTCATGTGATGCGCAAGGAAAAAATGTGACTATAGTTAATTTTGGGAAGCAAGAGTGGAGTGGGTCGATTTCACCTGCCTTTGCCAATCTTACCTCACTGAGGAATTTGCTTTTAAATGACAATGACCTCAGTGGTACATTGCCAGCTAGCTTGACAAGCCTTAAAGAGCTTCGCATTTTGGACATCTCCAATAATAACCTTTCTGGGAGTTTACCACATTTTCCATCAGCAGTTTCTGTCAAAGCCCAAGGTAATAACCTTCTTGGCACCAATTCAACCTCTGCAGGTGACGGAGGGGCGTCGGGATCAGGAAGTCCTGCTTCTAATTCAGATTCTACACCAACTACAACCCCATCCAAAGCCACAAGCTCTTCTTCCTCTCCGGGGTTCCTTGTTAGTGTTATTGTTGGTTCCGCTGTTTTCATGGGCATTGTGTCATTAGTAATTTATGGTCTGTATGCCAAAAGACGCCATAGGAAATTAGTAATGTCGAAAAGATCGCTGAAGGGGAAGGGAAGTGTAAGGAGTTTGATAACGGGTAAAGCGAATGGCAATGGTACAAGTGGATCTGATTCGGACAATCAAAGCAGTTCTAGCGGCGATATGCATGTTTATGATGGTGGCAATGTTGCTATTCCAATAGAGGTTCTACGGCAAGTGACAAACAATTTCGATGAAGCCAACATCTTGGGTAAGGGAGGATTTGGGGTTGTCTACAGAGGGGAACTCCACGATGGGACACAAATAGCGGTGAAAAGGATGGAATCTGCCATTGTGGGCACAAAGGGGCTGAGCGAGTTTCAGGCGGAAATCGGGGTTCTCACAAAAGTTAGGCACAGGCATTTAGTTGCACTACTTGGTTTTTGCATCAATGGCAATGAGAGGCTGCTGGTCTATGAGTATATGCCGCAAGGGACTTTAGGGCAGCACTTGTTTGAATACAATGAGACCGGGTTCTCTCCTCTTACTTGGAAGCAAAGGATTACAATTGCGTTGGACGTGGCCAAAGGGATGGAATATTTGCACAGCTTGGCACAGCAGAGTTTTATTCACCGCGATTTGAAACCATCTAATATCCTTCTTGGAACTGACATGAGAGCCAAGGTTTCTGATTTTGGTTTGGTTAAGAATGCGCCTGATGGGAAGTACTCGGTCGAGACACGGTTGGCTGGGACATTTGGATACCTTGCACCTGAATATGCTG CTACGGGAAGAGTGACGATAAAGGTGGATGTTTTTGCATTTGGGGTGGTCTTGATGGAGATGATCACGGGTAGAAAGTCACTAGATGAAGCCTTGCCAGAGGAGAAGTCACATCTGGTTAGTTGGTTCCGGAGAGTCCTCCCTAACCCAGACAACATCAGAGATGCCTTGGATCCCTCCCTACACCCTGATGAAGAAACCTTTAGAAGCATCTGCGAAGTAGCAGAACTAGCAGGACACTGCACAGCTCGTGAGCCACACCAGAGACCAGACATGAGCCATGCAGTTAATGTTTTATCGCACCTTTTAGACGAATGGAAACCTTCAGCtgatgatgaagaaaatgatAACTTTGGCATTGATGACTTCAACTTGAGCCTTCCTCAAGCCTTGGAGAGATGGCAAGCTAATGAAGGGACTTCCAGTATGACCCTTAATCTCTACAACAGTGGAGCACAGAGCATATCAAAAAAGCGATCAGCGTCTCATTCATTGGATCAGCAATGA
- the LOC100854828 gene encoding probable glucan endo-1,3-beta-glucosidase A6, producing the protein MEVGVASGAGIFIFSILFFLSSAEISPKVGVNYGLLGNNLPAASRSVQLIKGLKAGRVKLYDPNPEILEALSGTELQVSIMVPNQQISNISRSQKLSDQWVKTNVVPYYPETMIRYVLVGNEVLSLYDQKQGWPDLVPGMRRIKGSLRKFHIHKVKVGTPLAMDVLESSFPPSNGTFRSDISVSVVKPLLQFLNRTKSFFFLDVYPYFPWSSQPHNIKLDYALFEGGNLTYTDPGTGLTYTNLLDQMLDSVVFAMKRLGFPEIRLWIAETGWPNAGDIDQIGANIYNAATYNRNLIKRLNAKPPVGTPARPGSVLPTFIFSLYNENQKGGPGTERHWGLLYPNESSVYQIDLTGETPESEYPPLPAPENNEPYKGKIWCVVAKGANRTELGSALTYACGQGNGTCEPVQPGRKCYKPVSLVRHASFAFSSYWAQFRSTGGTCYFNGLAVQTMKDPSHGSCKFPSVTL; encoded by the exons ATGGAGGTGGGTGTTGCCTCTGGGGCTGGAATCTTCATCTTCTcgattttgtttttcctctcaA GTGCTGAGATCTCACCTAAGGTGGGAGTGAACTATGGACTATTGGGCAACAACCTGCCCGCTGCTTCACGCTCCGTACAACTCATCAAGGGGCTCAAAGCAGGAAGAGTCAAGCTCTATGATCCAAATCCTGAGATACTCGAGGCTCTCAGCGGTACAGAGCTTCAAGTCTCGATCATGGTTCCAAACCAACAAATCTCAAACATTTCAAGAAGCCAGAAGCTATCAGATCAGTGGGTGAAGACCAATGTGGTTCCGTACTACCCCGAAACGATGATCCGATACGTGCTCGTTGGGAACGAAGTCCTTAGCCTCTACGACCAAAAACAGGGCTGGCCCGATCTCGTGCCGGGCATGCGCCGAATCAAGGGGTCACTGAGGAAGTTCCACATCCACAAGGTCAAAGTCGGAACCCCATTGGCCATGGACGTGCTGGAATCCTCGTTTCCGCCTTCCAACGGCACGTTTCGGTCCGACATTTCTGTTTCGGTGGTCAAACCACTGTTACAGTTCCTGAACCGGACAAAATCGTTTTTCTTCCTCGATGTCTACCCTTACTTTCCATGGTCCTCCCAACCCCACAACATTAAACTCGACTACGCTCTCTTTGAGGGTGGGAATCTAACGTACACCGACCCCGGTACCGGCTTAACCTACACCAACCTCCTCGACCAGATGCTCGATTCGGTGGTTTTCGCCATGAAGCGTCTCGGGTTTCCCGAGATTCGGCTTTGGATAGCCGAAACAGGATGGCCCAACGCCGGCGACATCGACCAAATCGGCGCCAATATTTACAACGCTGCCACTTACAACCGAAACTTGATAAAGCGGCTGAATGCCAAACCGCCGGTCGGCACACCAGCTCGACCGGGTTCGGTTTTACCGACATTTATATTCTCTCTGTACAACGAGAACCAGAAAGGCGGACCGGGCACGGAACGCCACTGGGGTCTACTGTACCCCAATGAGAGTAGCGTCTACCAGATCGATCTCACCGGAGAGACACCGGAGTCGGAGTATCCGCCGTTGCCAGCGCCAGAGAACAATGAGCCGTACAAAGGGAAGATATGGTGTGTGGTGGCCAAAGGAGCGAACAGGACAGAGTTGGGGTCGGCACTGACATACGCGTGCGGGCAGGGGAATGGCACTTGCGAACCGGTTCAACCCGGTCGGAAGTGTTACAAACCGGTTTCTCTGGTCAGGCACGCGAGTTTCGCATTCAGTTCGTATTGGGCGCAGTTCCGGAGTACCGGCGGCACTTGCTACTTCAATGGACTCGCAGTTCAGACCATGAAGGACCCAA GTCATGGATCGTGCAAGTTCCCGAGTGTAACCCTTTGA